DNA from Methylobacterium currus:
GGGTCGCGCGCGGGGCTTCCCGCCCGCCGGCGGTGCCGATCCCGCTCATGCCCTCACCGCCGCGACGGAGGCCGGGTGGGAGTCGGACGGATCCGGGACCTCGCGCGCCCGGCTCGCCTGGCCGGCTTCGTGTTCCGGGCTCCGGGTGCGCCGCGCGTCCTCGACGGCCTCCCTCACGATCGCGAAGAGCCGCTCCTGGTCGGCGGCCTTGCTCAGGTTGTGGTCCACCCCGTCCAGGATGGTGACCGGAGCGCCGAGCTTGCGCGCGATCGCCTCGTGCGACGTGCCGAGATTGGCGGCGAGCGCGGCGACGCCCCGATCACCCTCGCTGTAGACCGCATGGATCCGTGCGCCCCGGCGACGCAGCCGCGCCACGCGCCGGGCGACCGTCTGCCCGCCCGGGGCGAGGCCCGGGATGCGCGCCGTCCAGGCCGTGAGGCGGGCCCGGGCGTCGCGCCCGACCGCCCGCAGGATCTTGCCGAAGCGCAGCTCGCCGTTGAGGATCCGACGCCAGAGCTCGCCCTGCCGCGCCCGCTCGGCGTAGCCCACCTCCCCGCGGAAGGAATCGCGGATCATCGTCTCGATGTCGGTGCCGGGCTCCACGTCGAAGCAGTGCAGGTTGACCAGGATCGCCGCGGACAGGCGCTCGTCCTGGCAGATCGTCTGGAAGGCCAGGAAGGCCCCGCTGCAGGCGCCGAGGACCACGCAGGGCGTGTGCTGCCGGGCCTCGAGATGGTTCAGCGCAGCCTGGACGTCGGCGACCGCATCCAAGGCGTAGAGCGGCAGGGATCCGTCCGGGCGCTCGGCGCTGTCGCCGATGCCGCGCAGGTCGAAGCGGAACGAGGCGATGCCGGACGCGGCCAGCCGCCGGCTGAGCTGCGCCGTCTGCCGGCCGTGCCCGGCCCGCGGGTTGCGCCCGGAATTGACCATCAGCACGGTGCCGCCGCTCCACGGCCCGCGCGGCCGGCACAGGATGCCGACGAGGCCAGGGCCGAAGCGCGACACCTCCTCCTGCCATGTCGCGTCGGCGAGCCGGCAGGGCGACACGGGGAGGGGCGAGGGCGAGGGTGCGACGGGCGCGGGCGCCTGCGCCACGGCGAAGTCGCGCACGGCCGCGAAGGTCTGGTCGGGGGTGCGTGAGAAGAGCGGCTCGGAGACCAGCTGGTTCAAACCGGGGAACGGCCCGGTCTCGACGGTGCTCCCGAACGCCCGGTAGCGCTCGGCCAGGGCCTCGACCTTGGGCCCGAGCATCAGGATATGGGTCGCCGGAGCGCTCTCCGACGCCATCAGGTCGATCCGCGCGAGGTCGGCGAGGGTCTGCGGGCCGAGGGTGAAGCTGCCGACCATCAGCGAGTCGGGTTCCTGCGGCATCGGCGTGCGGTCGGGCATCACGTCGATGAGCCGCGACTGCATCGCCATCTCGCGGCGATAGGCCTTGCCGGTGGTGAACGGCGCCAGCATCGCCAGCCGGTCGATCCTCTCGCCGGCCAACGCCGCGAGGGTCGCGCCGAGGCGCAGACCCACCACCACGATCTCGTCCGCCCCCGCCTGCTCGCGCAGGAAGGCGATGCCCGCCCGGATCGCATCGAGCGCCGCCGGGATCTCGGGACCGGCCGGGTCGCGCGAATCGCCCTGGCCCGGATAGTCGAAGCGCAGGGTCGGGCAGCCGGCGCCGGCGATCGTCGCGGCGAGGGCGCGCCAGGAGCGATAGGCGCACCATTGCTCGAACCCGAAGGTTCCGCACAGGAGCACGCCGCGCCGGCGCGCGCCCGGGCTGTACCAGCCGAACGCATCGCCGAGCACGACCGGGACCGGTTCTGCCGCGATGGGCATTTTGCCCGCGTCGTCGGTCAGCATCTTGACCATCCCCCTTCCTATCCGCCGAGCAGCACCCGGTTCCGTTGCTTTCGTCGATTGTTCTAGGTCTTCAAGTTTGCCGAATTGTCTACGACGAGCCTCTCCCGCTGACAGCGGCTACGCTGTCGCGCTCGCGATGTCGCGCGCTGCCCCGGGTGTTTGTTCGTGCCGCCTCGTTGGAGACGGGGCTCCGGCTCAGCTCCGGCTCACGAGCGGGCGACGCGGACCGGGCGGCTGCGCGCCAGGCTCGCCAGCCGCAGGCGGAGAATCATGGCCAGGAAGACCACGACATCGACGGTGTAGCGCCGTCCGAGGCGGCGCGGCTCGCGCAGGAGACGGAACAGCCACTCGAGCCGAACGAAGCGGAACGCTGCAGGCGCGCGGACCGACGCGCCGGCCGTGTAGTCGAGGAGCGCCCCGACCCCCATCAGCACGCGCGCGTCGATCCGGTGCGCGTGCTCGGCGATGAAGGTCTCCTGGCCCGGATTGCCGAGGGCGACGAGCAGGATGTCCGGCGAGGCGGCGTTGATCTCGGCGAGCACCGCCCCGGTCTCCTCGGCCGGGAAGTAGCCGTCGCGCGCGCCGACGACCCGGTGCTGGGGATGGAGCAGCGCCAGGTTGCGTGCCGCCGCCTCGGCGATGCCGGGCCTGGCCCCGAGCAGGAACAGGGTGCGCGGCGCCGTCTCGGCGGCCAGGAAGGCCGGGATCAGGTCGGTGCCGTTGAGGTTCTGGCGGAAGAAGCGGCCGCGGAACAGGGCCGAGCAGAGATCGATGCCGAGCCCGTCGCTGACCAGCAGGAAGCCGCGCAGGGACGCGGCATAGGCCGGCGTACAGAGCGCCTTGAGCAGCATGTTGGCGTTGCAGAAGCCGAGGCACAGCTGCGTGCGGCGGTCGAGGGCGCCGCGCAGGCGGTCAAACAGCTCGTCGCGGGTGAGATCGCTGACGCTGACGCCTTCGAGCTCGAGGCGGTCGACGCTCGCGGCTCCGGGCGCCATGTCGAGGGCGCGGTCAGGCATGGGACGCTTCCGATCGGGGTTGCTGTGATCCGAGTCGAGGCAAGACCATCGTCGGGATCGGTAAAGAATTACCGGCCGGTCCCGCCCCGCGCAAAGTGAATGCAGCTTCCCCCAAACGAGATGCAGTCTTAATTCAGCGCAGGGTTAACGACAGATTGGATAAATGCCGACAAGCCGTCATCGAGGGCGCGGTGAATGGCTAAGCTTGTCGTCTGAGGCCTCACACGACGATGATGTTGCGGCTTCCGTGGCGTCTGCGGGAGATCGCGTTAAAGTCCCGATAGGGGATGGCTGCTACGCCGGGACCCGGAGCGGTGGGCGCTCAGACCCCGCACCCCATCGAGAGGCGACGGACACGATGCTGACACTCGTCGCGCGGCTGCGCCGATCGGCCCGCTCGCAGCAATTCGCCTCGGCCTTCGTCGCCCGGATCGCCAGCGCCGTGCTCGGCTTCGTGATGCTGCTCGTCGCAAGCCGGCTGCTCACCACCTACGAGTACGGCGTCTACGTCTTCCTGTTCACGTTCGGCAGCGGGCTCGGGCTGATCGTGGCGCTCGGCCAGCAGAACCTGGTGCTGAAGCATTACCGCGCACGCGACGGCCTCGCGCCGCACAACGACGCGCTGGTGCGCTACAATCTCGGCTGGCTCACGGTCGCGATCCTGCTGATGCTGGCCTTGAGCGCGGTGGTCTTCGTCGCCGAGGACGCCCTGCCCGATCCCTACCGCCGGCTCCACCTCGCCTGCGCATTCGCGGCGGTGTTCGCCCTCTCCGAATACCTGCAGAGCTACTTCCGCGTCCATGGCCGGATCTGGCTCGCCCTGCTGCCGCGGGAGGTGGTCTGGCGCGGCGCCTGCTCGGTGCTGCTCTGCGGCGCCTCGCTTGCCGGCCTCCTCAGCGGCGCCACCGTCGCGATGGAGATCGTGCTGGGGCTGCTGCTCGCGATGACGCTCTACCAGATCCGCCACCTCGCCGGGCTTCACGGCTGGGATTCCTGGCGCGGGGGCTTGCGCCATCCGGACAAGGCGCCGGCCTGGCGCGGCGAGAGCCTGCTGTTTACCGCCAACAACGTGATCGTGGCCGCGGCGGCCTTCCTGGAGACCGTGATCGTCGGGGCGGCTCTCGGCATGGAAGAGGCGGCATTCTACTTCGTGGCCCTGCGCTACGCCATGCTGGTCAACCTGCCGAGCGCGGCGATCGACACCGTCAGCCTGCCGATGATCGCGAGCCACTTCCAGGTCCGCGACCGGGAGGGGGCGCAGCGCCTGATCGGCCGGCTGTCGCTCGCGAGCTTCGCGATCTCGTCGGCGGGTGCCGTGGTGATGGCGGTCGGCGCGCCCTTCGCGCTCGGCCTCTTCAAGCCGGATTTCTCCGCCCATACCGACGTGCTGATGGTGCTCAGCCTGTCGTCGGTGGTGGGCGCCTTCTTCGGTCCGGGCCCCTCGCTCCTGACGATCGGCGGCGGCGAGCGCTACATCCTGATCAGCAACGCGGTCCTGTTCTCGGCCTATGCGGTCCTGCTCTGCCTCGTGGCGGTGCCGTTCGGCATCCTCGGCGTCGCAGTGGCGAATGTCGGCTGGACGATCGTCATCAACCTGGTGCTCGCCCGCTGGGTGCGGGCGAACTGGGACGTCGACAGCCGCGCGACCGCCTTCTTCACCCGCCGGGCCTGGCTCCCGGGCCAACCCCTCCCCTCAGCTCCCGCGCACGCGGCGGAATGAGATGCGCCGCCTCCTCACCCTCTGCTGCCTGATCCTGGCTCTGCCGCCCGCCCCGGCCGCGGCCGCCGCCACCTGCCTGCGCGGCGTCAACATCAGCGGGGCCGAGTTCGGCACCGTGCCGGGACGCTACGGCTTCGATTACCTCTATCCCCCGGCCTCGACGATCGGCCGCTTCGCGGGCTTAGGGCTGACGACGATGCGCCTGCCGATCCGCTGGGAGCGCCTGCAGCCGGCCCTGCGCCAGCCCCTCGACCCGGAGGAGCTCGCCCGCCTCGAAGCCACGGTCTCGGCCGCGACGCAGGCAGGAATGCGCACGGTGATCGACCTGCACAACTACGCCTATTACGGCAAGGCGCGGATCGGCACCGAGATGGTGACGGCGGAGGCCTTCGCCGATGTCTGGCGGCGCCTGGCGCAGCATTTCCGGGGCGATGCCTCGGTGGTGTTCGGGCTGATGAACGAGCCCCACGACATCCCGGCCGATCGCTGGCTCATCGCCGCCAACGCCGCCATCGCGGCGATCCGGGAGGTGGGGGCCAGGCAGCTGGTGCTGGTGCCGGGCTCGGGCTGGACCGGCGCGCATAGCTGGACCGCCGACCTGCCGACCGGCAACAACGCGGCGGTCATGCTCGGCACGGTCGATCCGGGCAACAACGTCGCCTACGAGGTGCACCAGTATCTCGACGCCGATTATTCCGGCACCCATGCCGAGTGCAGCCGGGGCGCCGACGCCCTGCAGGCGGTGGAGCGCCTGACCGGCTGGCTGGCGCAGAACGGGCGCCGCGCCTTCCTGGGCGAGATCGGCGCCCCCGGCAATCGCGGCTGCCCGGAGCGCCTGGCGGCGGTGTTGCGCCACGTCAACGCGAACCCGCAGCAATGGGTCGGCTGGACCGCCTGGGCCGCCGGCGACCTGTGGGCGCCGGATTATCCCCTGCGGCTCGATCCCGCCGGCGCCACCGCCCCGGTCGTGGCCGCGATCCAGGCCGCCGCCCGGGCCAAACCCTCCTGCGAGCCGTGAGCGTCATCGTGAGCGCCCTTGTGAGCCCCCTGCCGAGTTCCGCCGCGCCCCTCTCGATCCTGCACGTGGTCCGGCAGTTCCTGCCCAATCGCGGCGGGCTGGAGGATTTCGTCGCCAACCTCGCCCGCGAGCAGGCCCGCCTCGGCCACCGCGTCCGGGTGCTGACCCTCGACCGGCTGTTCTCGGCGCCCGAGGCGCGGCTGCCGGCGCGGGAGCGCCTGGAGGGGATCGACATCGAGCGGATCCCGTTCTTCGGCTCGCCCCGCTATCCCGTCGCGCCGTCGGTGTTCCGGCATCTCGGCGACGCCGACCTCGTCCACGTCCACGCCATCGACTTCTTCTTCGACGCCTTCGCGCTGGCGCGTCCCCTGCACCGCCGCCCGATGGTGGCGACGACCCATGGCGGCTTCTTCCACACCGGCGCGCATTCGCGGCTGAAGAAGCTCTGGTTCGAGGGCCCGACCCGGATGAGCGTGCGCGGCTACGAGGCGATCGTCGCCTGCAGCGAGAGCGACGCCCGGCTGTTCCAGGGCATCACGCCCGGCGGCGTCCCGGTGATCCAGAACGGCGTCGACCTCGAGAAATTCGCCGGGGCCGCCGCGCCGGAGCCTCGCCGCGCGCTGCTGACGATCGGCCGCTTCGCCCACAACAAGCGCCTCGACCGGCTGCTCGCGACCCTGCAAGCGCTGAACGCCGACGGCGCCGGCTGGCGGCTGCGGATCGTCGGCGTGCCGTCCGACGTCACGCAAGCCGCTCTGACCGCCGAGATCGACCGCCGGGGGCTCGCCGGCGCGGTCACCCTGCATACCGGTCTCGACGCCCCGGCGGTCCGCGGGCTGATCGGGCAATCGAGCGTGTTCGTCTCGGCCTCGCAATACGAGGGATTCGGGATCGCGCTGATCGAGGCCTTGAGCGCCGGCCTCGTCCCGGTGGCCCATCCCAACGACGCCTTCGCCTGGCTGAAACAGCGCCATCCCTCGATCACGCTGACGGATTTCGCCGATCCCCACGGGGCCGCCGCGGCGATCCGCGACGCCTATGACCGCCTGGAGCGCGGCGCGATCCTGCGCGGCGCGGAGGACCTGTCGGACTACCGCTGGTCGAGCGTCGCGGCGCGCTACGTGTCGGTCTACGAGGCGGCACTCGCGGGAAGCGGGCAGGTGGTGGCCGCCACGGCGGCGTAAGTGGTGTCGGGCAAAGTGCGGGACGCACCCGATCACCCCTCCCCCGCAGGGGGGCGGGTGCGCCCCGCCGTTCTCCCCTCGTCAACACACCGTTAACCCTCATCCGCGACCCTGGCCTTGCCGCGCCGGCTGACGCCGGGGCGGCGAGAGCGGCGATCCGGCATCAGCCCCCCTTCCAGCGCCGGGTCGCCGCCCTCCCCTCCCCTGCCCGGCAGCTCACCGCGACGCACCGGATCGTGCGATAAGCGTGCGAGATCCCTGCACAAGGATGACAATGCATCTCGTCGTGACCGCTCACACCGCCAACGGCCCGCTCTCGCACCAGCGCACCTCGCCGGAGGACGCCCTGGAGAAGGCGCAGGAACTTGAGGCCGAGGGCCACGACCACGTCGTCATCACCGACATCACCGGCCGGGACTACGCGCCGCCGGAATTCGACAGCCTGTTCCTCAACCCGGGCCGCTGACGCCATGTCCGCGATCACCGTCTACGTCGACGCCGATGCCTGCCCGGTCAAGGACGAGGTCTACCGCGTCGCCGGGCGGCACGGCGCGCATGTCGTGGTGGTGGCCAACAGCTTCATCACCATACCCCGCGAGCCGTGGATCGAGCGGGTGATCGTCTCCGACAAGCTCGACGCCGCCGACGACTGGATCGCCGAGCGGGCCGGGCCGCTCGCGGTGGTCGTCACCGCCGACATTCCCCTGGCGAGCCGCTGCGTGAAGGCCGGGGCGAGCGTGCTCGCGCCCAACGGCAAGGCCTTCACCGATTCCTCCGTCGGCATGGCGCTCGCCACCCGCGACCTGATGCAGTCCCTGCGTGAGGCGGGCGCGGTGACCGGCGGCCCGAAGCCGTTCTCCCCGAAGGACCGCTCCGCCTTCCTCGGCGCCCTCGACCGCGCCCTGGTCCGGCTGCGGCGCAACGCCCAGGGCGGCTGAGGCCGGTCCCTTCGAACTTCCCCATGTCCTGCGGGTTCCTTGTCGGCGGCGACCCTTCGCCTGCCGTATGGGAGAGCCAGCATGTCGGTCGAGGAGAACACGGTCCATTACGACAGCCCGGCCGGCGGCTGGGGTTCGGTCCGCGGCATCGCCGAGGTGTTCGGCAAGGAATGGGCGACGCCGCTCGCCACCGAGACCCTGTTTCGCCAGAACAAGCCGAAAGGCTTCATGTGCGTGTCCTGCTCCTGGGCGAAGCCGGCGAACTACCATCCCTTCGAGTTCTGCGAGAACGGCGCCAAGGCGACCCTGTGGGAGCTGACGACCCGGCGCTGCACGCCGGACTTCTTCGCCAAGCACACGCTGACCGAACTGCGCGGCTGGAGCGACTACGAGCTCGAGCAGCAGGGCCGCCTGACCCATCCCCTGCGCTACGACCGCGCCAGCGACCGCTACGTCTCCTGCGGCTGGGACGAGGCCTTCCGGGCGATCGGCTCGGAGCTGCGCCTGCTCGATCCGACATCGGTGGTGTTCTACTCCTCGGGGCGGGCCAGCCTCGAGACATCGTATCTCTACGCCCTGTTCGCCCGGCTCTACGGCAACAACAACCTGCCCGATTCCTCAAACATGTGCCACGAGACGACCTCGGTGGCGCTCAAGAAGGTGATCGGTGCCAGCGTCGGCACGGTCGTGTTCGATGACCTGTCGAAATGCGACGCGATGTTCTTCTTCGGCCAGAACACCGGCACCAACTCGCCACGGTTCCTGCACCCGCTGCAGGAGGCCTCGAAGCGCGGCGTCAAGATCATCACCTTCAATCCCGTCCGCGAGCGCGGCCTGGAGAGCTTCACCAATCCGCAGAGCCCGGTCGAGATGCTGACCCGCAAGGCGACGCCGATCAGCGCGCAGTACCATCAGGTCCGGCCCGGCGGTGACATCGCGGTGATGCTCGGCCTGTGCAAGCACGTCTTTGCCGCCGACGACGCCGCCAAGGCGAAGGGCACCCGCGTCCTCGACACCGACTTCATCGCCCAGCACACGACCGGGCTGGAGGCCTTCGAGGCGAAGGTCCGGGCGACCCCCTGGGAGGAGATCGAGCGCGAATCCGGAATCAGTCGCGCCGACATCGAGGCGGCGGGGCAGGTCTATGTCGAGGCCGAGCGGACTTGCGCCTTCTACGGCATGGGGCTGACGCAGCACGTGCACGGCTTCGAGAACGTCGCGATGGTCGTCAACCTGCTGCTGCTCAAGGGCAATATCGGGCGCGACGGCACCGGCGTGTCGCCGGTGCGGGGCCACTCCAACGTGCAGGGCCAGCGCACCGTCGGCATCTCGGAGAAGCCGGAGCTGGTGCCCCTCGACCGCTTGGCCGAGCAATTCGGCTTCGAGCCGCCGCGGGCGAAGGGCGTCAACACGGTCGAGGCCTGCGAGGGCATCCTGTCGGGCAAGGTCCGGAGCTTCATCGGGCTCGGCGGCAACTTCGTGCGGGCGATCCCCGACCAGGACCGGATGGAGAAGGCCTGGACCGGGATGCGCCTCACCGTGCAGGTCGCGACCAAGCTCAACCGCTCGCACCTCGTCAACGGCGAGATCGCCTACCTGCTGCCCTGCCTCGGCCGCACCGAGGAGGACCGCCAGGCCACCGGCCCGCAGGCGGTGAGCATCGAGGACACGTTCAGCTGCATCTACGGATCGCTGGGCCGCCGCACCCCGGCGAGCGACTTCCTGAAGTCCGAGGTCGCGATCGTGGCGGGGCTCGCCAAGGCGACGCTGGCGCCGAACCCGAAGGTGCCGTGGGACGCCTGGGTCGGCGATTACGGCCTGATCCGCGACGAGATCGCCAAGACCTACCGGGAAGAGTTCCACGACTTCAACGACCGGCTCTGGATTCCCGGCGGCTTCTACCGCGGCAACTCGGCCCGCGAGCGGATCTGGAAGACCGAGAGCGGCAAGGCCGAGTTCACCGCGCCGGAGGTGATGTCGGCGACCGGCTTCTCCGACGAGCCCGGCCGCTACCGGCTGATCACCATGCGGTCGAACGACCAGTTCAACACCACGATCTACGGCTACAGCGACCGCCTGCGCGGGATCGAGGGCACCCGCGACGTGCTCCTGATGAATCCGGGCGAGATCCGCCGGGCGGGCTTGAGCGACGGTCAGGTCGTCACGCTCGTCAGCGATGCCGGCGACGGGATCACCCGCGAGGTGACGGGTCTCACCGTGACGCCGTTCTCCCTGCCGGATGGATGCCTGGGGGCCTATTACCCGGAGATGAATCCCCTGATGGCGCTCTCGCACCACGACATCGAGTCGGGGACACCGGCGGCGAAATCGGTGCCGGTGCGGATCCGGGCGGATGCGGGTGGCCTGAAGACGAACCGGCGCGAGCCGACCGGGCACGCGGCGCATCCGATCTGACGGCCGACCGGCACCGTCATCGTGGGGTCGGGTGGGGGCTACGGGTCCCCTCCCCTCCCAGCCGCCTGCGCATCAAAATGCCAGATGCCCGCGAATGACGCACAATTGTGCTTGTGCGGGCATGAAACGCCGGGTACCACTGTGATCACAGACACGACATAGGTCGCCCTCGAGAGCGGCCCGAAGTCTGGGGAGGAAGGCCCTCGTTGAGGGCGAGCACCGCCGCGACGCCATCGCGGCGGTGCTTGTTTTTGTCCCCTATTGGGTCGGGCGGGGCAATCCGGCCAAAAGGACAAGGCTTCAAGGACAAGGCTTCGGCCGTCCGCCGGTCACACCTCCCCGCGGCCCGTCAGCCCGAAGCGGTCGAGCAGCCTCAAGACGGTCAGGATCGTCAGGCCGAACCCCGTCGCGAGTGCGAGCAGGGTGAGCTG
Protein-coding regions in this window:
- a CDS encoding YaiI/YqxD family protein; this encodes MSAITVYVDADACPVKDEVYRVAGRHGAHVVVVANSFITIPREPWIERVIVSDKLDAADDWIAERAGPLAVVVTADIPLASRCVKAGASVLAPNGKAFTDSSVGMALATRDLMQSLREAGAVTGGPKPFSPKDRSAFLGALDRALVRLRRNAQGG
- a CDS encoding WecB/TagA/CpsF family glycosyltransferase, giving the protein MPDRALDMAPGAASVDRLELEGVSVSDLTRDELFDRLRGALDRRTQLCLGFCNANMLLKALCTPAYAASLRGFLLVSDGLGIDLCSALFRGRFFRQNLNGTDLIPAFLAAETAPRTLFLLGARPGIAEAAARNLALLHPQHRVVGARDGYFPAEETGAVLAEINAASPDILLVALGNPGQETFIAEHAHRIDARVLMGVGALLDYTAGASVRAPAAFRFVRLEWLFRLLREPRRLGRRYTVDVVVFLAMILRLRLASLARSRPVRVARS
- a CDS encoding FdhF/YdeP family oxidoreductase; the protein is MSVEENTVHYDSPAGGWGSVRGIAEVFGKEWATPLATETLFRQNKPKGFMCVSCSWAKPANYHPFEFCENGAKATLWELTTRRCTPDFFAKHTLTELRGWSDYELEQQGRLTHPLRYDRASDRYVSCGWDEAFRAIGSELRLLDPTSVVFYSSGRASLETSYLYALFARLYGNNNLPDSSNMCHETTSVALKKVIGASVGTVVFDDLSKCDAMFFFGQNTGTNSPRFLHPLQEASKRGVKIITFNPVRERGLESFTNPQSPVEMLTRKATPISAQYHQVRPGGDIAVMLGLCKHVFAADDAAKAKGTRVLDTDFIAQHTTGLEAFEAKVRATPWEEIERESGISRADIEAAGQVYVEAERTCAFYGMGLTQHVHGFENVAMVVNLLLLKGNIGRDGTGVSPVRGHSNVQGQRTVGISEKPELVPLDRLAEQFGFEPPRAKGVNTVEACEGILSGKVRSFIGLGGNFVRAIPDQDRMEKAWTGMRLTVQVATKLNRSHLVNGEIAYLLPCLGRTEEDRQATGPQAVSIEDTFSCIYGSLGRRTPASDFLKSEVAIVAGLAKATLAPNPKVPWDAWVGDYGLIRDEIAKTYREEFHDFNDRLWIPGGFYRGNSARERIWKTESGKAEFTAPEVMSATGFSDEPGRYRLITMRSNDQFNTTIYGYSDRLRGIEGTRDVLLMNPGEIRRAGLSDGQVVTLVSDAGDGITREVTGLTVTPFSLPDGCLGAYYPEMNPLMALSHHDIESGTPAAKSVPVRIRADAGGLKTNRREPTGHAAHPI
- a CDS encoding glycosyltransferase family 4 protein, translating into MSALVSPLPSSAAPLSILHVVRQFLPNRGGLEDFVANLAREQARLGHRVRVLTLDRLFSAPEARLPARERLEGIDIERIPFFGSPRYPVAPSVFRHLGDADLVHVHAIDFFFDAFALARPLHRRPMVATTHGGFFHTGAHSRLKKLWFEGPTRMSVRGYEAIVACSESDARLFQGITPGGVPVIQNGVDLEKFAGAAAPEPRRALLTIGRFAHNKRLDRLLATLQALNADGAGWRLRIVGVPSDVTQAALTAEIDRRGLAGAVTLHTGLDAPAVRGLIGQSSVFVSASQYEGFGIALIEALSAGLVPVAHPNDAFAWLKQRHPSITLTDFADPHGAAAAIRDAYDRLERGAILRGAEDLSDYRWSSVAARYVSVYEAALAGSGQVVAATAA
- a CDS encoding glycoside hydrolase family 5 protein, whose amino-acid sequence is MRRLLTLCCLILALPPAPAAAAATCLRGVNISGAEFGTVPGRYGFDYLYPPASTIGRFAGLGLTTMRLPIRWERLQPALRQPLDPEELARLEATVSAATQAGMRTVIDLHNYAYYGKARIGTEMVTAEAFADVWRRLAQHFRGDASVVFGLMNEPHDIPADRWLIAANAAIAAIREVGARQLVLVPGSGWTGAHSWTADLPTGNNAAVMLGTVDPGNNVAYEVHQYLDADYSGTHAECSRGADALQAVERLTGWLAQNGRRAFLGEIGAPGNRGCPERLAAVLRHVNANPQQWVGWTAWAAGDLWAPDYPLRLDPAGATAPVVAAIQAAARAKPSCEP
- a CDS encoding alpha/beta fold hydrolase, whose amino-acid sequence is MLTDDAGKMPIAAEPVPVVLGDAFGWYSPGARRRGVLLCGTFGFEQWCAYRSWRALAATIAGAGCPTLRFDYPGQGDSRDPAGPEIPAALDAIRAGIAFLREQAGADEIVVVGLRLGATLAALAGERIDRLAMLAPFTTGKAYRREMAMQSRLIDVMPDRTPMPQEPDSLMVGSFTLGPQTLADLARIDLMASESAPATHILMLGPKVEALAERYRAFGSTVETGPFPGLNQLVSEPLFSRTPDQTFAAVRDFAVAQAPAPVAPSPSPLPVSPCRLADATWQEEVSRFGPGLVGILCRPRGPWSGGTVLMVNSGRNPRAGHGRQTAQLSRRLAASGIASFRFDLRGIGDSAERPDGSLPLYALDAVADVQAALNHLEARQHTPCVVLGACSGAFLAFQTICQDERLSAAILVNLHCFDVEPGTDIETMIRDSFRGEVGYAERARQGELWRRILNGELRFGKILRAVGRDARARLTAWTARIPGLAPGGQTVARRVARLRRRGARIHAVYSEGDRGVAALAANLGTSHEAIARKLGAPVTILDGVDHNLSKAADQERLFAIVREAVEDARRTRSPEHEAGQASRAREVPDPSDSHPASVAAVRA
- a CDS encoding lipopolysaccharide biosynthesis protein, which codes for MLTLVARLRRSARSQQFASAFVARIASAVLGFVMLLVASRLLTTYEYGVYVFLFTFGSGLGLIVALGQQNLVLKHYRARDGLAPHNDALVRYNLGWLTVAILLMLALSAVVFVAEDALPDPYRRLHLACAFAAVFALSEYLQSYFRVHGRIWLALLPREVVWRGACSVLLCGASLAGLLSGATVAMEIVLGLLLAMTLYQIRHLAGLHGWDSWRGGLRHPDKAPAWRGESLLFTANNVIVAAAAFLETVIVGAALGMEEAAFYFVALRYAMLVNLPSAAIDTVSLPMIASHFQVRDREGAQRLIGRLSLASFAISSAGAVVMAVGAPFALGLFKPDFSAHTDVLMVLSLSSVVGAFFGPGPSLLTIGGGERYILISNAVLFSAYAVLLCLVAVPFGILGVAVANVGWTIVINLVLARWVRANWDVDSRATAFFTRRAWLPGQPLPSAPAHAAE